From Bdellovibrionota bacterium, one genomic window encodes:
- a CDS encoding DUF4423 domain-containing protein, with amino-acid sequence MRLTKNQIINLRAELQREFVKRRKSNRSYSLRAYAKYLDVDQSLLSKLMNGQRTISTTIAEKITPKLKIKPSEAAGFFYPFNTSESIQYQQMADDQVSVLAEWSHFAILELIKTKNFKMDIKWISDRLDLHPTEIQESIERLLRMGYLKIEKNKVVLLKPNNNWTNTAATTVARQELQKSLLAKAQVAVEDVEFQKRDHGSLTVAVRKDRVLEFKEKLQKIRDELDAYFQPSADDGKYDEVYQLTVSFFPLTKETKK; translated from the coding sequence ATGAGATTAACAAAGAACCAAATAATCAATCTTCGTGCTGAACTCCAAAGAGAGTTTGTGAAGCGCCGTAAAAGTAATCGTAGTTATTCACTGCGAGCTTATGCAAAGTACTTGGATGTAGATCAATCTCTGCTTTCCAAGCTAATGAATGGTCAGCGCACCATAAGTACGACAATCGCCGAAAAAATTACGCCAAAGCTTAAGATCAAACCTTCTGAGGCGGCGGGTTTCTTTTATCCATTCAATACATCTGAAAGTATTCAATACCAGCAGATGGCCGATGACCAAGTGAGTGTATTGGCAGAGTGGTCACATTTTGCAATTTTGGAGCTCATTAAAACAAAAAATTTCAAAATGGATATAAAATGGATTTCCGATCGACTGGATCTCCACCCAACGGAAATTCAAGAATCTATCGAGCGCCTTCTTCGTATGGGCTACTTGAAAATTGAAAAAAATAAAGTTGTCCTTCTCAAGCCCAACAACAATTGGACCAATACAGCGGCAACAACTGTAGCGAGACAAGAGCTGCAAAAGTCTCTTCTGGCTAAAGCCCAAGTAGCAGTTGAAGATGTAGAATTTCAAAAGCGTGATCATGGGTCTTTAACCGTTGCGGTGAGGAAAGATCGGGTTCTTGAATTTAAAGAAAAATTACAAAAAATTAGAGATGAATTAGACGCGTACTTTCAACCATCTGCAGATGACGGAAAGTATGATGAGGTTTACCAACTCACTGTCTCGTTTTTCCCACTAACCAAAGAAACAAAAAAATAA
- the lepB gene encoding signal peptidase I — protein MRKYTVRSRKFYRSYLEALAITLIVGVILRLFVIAPYKIPTSTMMPALFSGDYVFVFKLPYGAKIPFFKKTGEIQKIERGDVVLFSYSRDPDTKFIKRVLGLPGDKIEYKNRELVINGQVLGYELLDSAPFTAIKSSEDLDFYSESLNGGSKYTVIYNKDHKPEELGPIVVPEGEVFLLGDHRDNSDDSRYWGMVPKKNLDGQVVLVWFSVDPETSKVRWNRVFRGL, from the coding sequence ATGAGAAAATACACTGTAAGATCTAGGAAATTTTATCGAAGTTACCTGGAAGCTTTAGCGATCACTTTGATTGTGGGAGTTATTCTTAGACTTTTCGTTATAGCTCCTTACAAGATTCCAACAAGTACGATGATGCCAGCACTTTTTTCTGGGGATTATGTTTTTGTTTTTAAACTTCCTTACGGCGCAAAAATTCCTTTCTTCAAAAAAACTGGCGAGATTCAAAAAATTGAAAGAGGCGATGTCGTTTTATTCTCTTACAGTCGCGATCCTGATACCAAATTCATCAAAAGAGTTTTGGGATTACCGGGAGATAAAATTGAGTATAAAAACCGAGAGCTTGTTATCAATGGACAGGTTTTAGGTTATGAACTTTTGGACTCAGCACCTTTTACCGCAATTAAAAGTTCCGAAGATCTCGATTTTTACAGTGAAAGTCTTAATGGTGGTTCAAAATATACAGTTATCTACAATAAAGATCACAAACCGGAGGAATTAGGACCGATAGTTGTTCCCGAGGGTGAAGTTTTCCTTTTGGGTGATCACCGCGATAACAGCGACGATTCAAGGTACTGGGGAATGGTGCCCAAAAAGAATTTGGATGGGCAAGTTGTCCTAGTGTGGTTTTCCGTGGATCCAGAAACTTCTAAAGTAAGATGGAATAGAGTTTTCCGAGGTCTTTGA
- the lepB gene encoding signal peptidase I yields the protein MDKLKAFFSVLFGKAPKTDNKKGTFSDGIGSLALAIGVALFIRWALIEAYVIPSGSMLPSLLIHDHIFVNKFIYGIRAPFSKKWMVKFAQPKRGEVLVFRYPQDESTFYIKRIIGLPGDVIRYEDGNLFINDAKVEKQAPTEDQEKSMNGVAEGDVPGGKADYVHFIEDLENYPHSTLLRRGWYHMSVGPITVPPDSLFVMGDNRDNSADSRVWGFVPNENIIGRAMFVWLSCDETLPVLTFLCNPIEVRWKRFFHPIH from the coding sequence ATGGACAAATTAAAAGCATTTTTCTCAGTGTTATTTGGTAAAGCTCCTAAAACTGATAATAAAAAAGGTACTTTCTCGGATGGAATTGGCTCTTTAGCTTTGGCCATCGGTGTAGCACTTTTTATAAGATGGGCCTTGATCGAGGCTTATGTGATTCCATCAGGAAGTATGCTTCCATCGCTTTTAATTCATGATCATATCTTTGTAAACAAGTTCATCTACGGAATTAGAGCACCTTTCAGCAAAAAATGGATGGTTAAATTTGCTCAACCGAAAAGAGGCGAAGTCTTAGTTTTTAGATACCCTCAAGATGAAAGCACATTCTACATCAAAAGAATCATTGGTCTTCCTGGCGATGTGATCCGTTATGAAGATGGAAACTTATTTATCAACGATGCTAAGGTTGAAAAACAAGCGCCAACAGAGGATCAAGAAAAATCCATGAACGGCGTGGCTGAAGGCGATGTTCCGGGCGGAAAGGCCGACTACGTGCATTTTATCGAAGATTTAGAAAATTATCCGCACAGCACTCTTCTTAGAAGAGGTTGGTACCATATGAGTGTTGGTCCTATTACCGTTCCTCCAGACAGTCTATTTGTGATGGGTGATAACCGTGACAACTCTGCTGATAGCCGTGTGTGGGGCTTTGTACCGAATGAAAACATCATTGGCAGAGCAATGTTTGTATGGCTCTCTTGCGATGAAACATTGCCGGTATTGACGTTCCTTTGTAACCCTATTGAAGTTCGTTGGAAAAGGTTCTTTCATCCAATTCATTAG
- the lepA gene encoding translation elongation factor 4 — translation MDPKFIRNFSIIAHIDHGKSTLADSLLKATNSLTDREMKAQFLDNMDLERERGITIKAQTVRLMFPSKDGNTYELNLIDTPGHVDFNYEVSRSLAACEGAVLVVDAAQGVEAQTLANVYLAIDNNLEIIPVLNKIDLPSADPKGVCQQIEDTIGLDTSEAIMASAKENIGIVEILEAVVAKVPHPKGDGKAVLRALIFDSWFDSYQGVVVLVRVVDGTVKKGDRVKFMATDKDYEVLKLGAFTPFVEEQATLNDGQVGFIICGIKDIRDVKVGDTVTMAKHSATEQLAGFKVVKPMVFSGIFPIDSTDYDKLRDSLDKLCLNDSSLTFELETSAALGLGFRCGFLGLLHMEIVQERLEREFNLDLITTAPSVVYHITTTDGVEMRIENPANLPDVTKILKMEEPCIKATIHTPKDYVGGVLKLCEDKRGHQIKMEFVNASKVIIEYKLPLNEMVMDFYDRLKSISKGYASMDYELAGYEESDLVKLDVLINGDPVDALSLIVHRSKAQNRGRLLTAKMKEAIPRQQFQIAIQAAIGAKIVARETVAALRKDVTAKCYGGDISRKRKLLEKQKEGKKRMKQIGSVDLPQEAFLAILKVEE, via the coding sequence ATGGACCCGAAGTTTATCCGCAATTTCTCTATCATCGCTCATATTGATCATGGCAAGTCGACGCTTGCCGATTCTCTTTTGAAAGCAACAAATTCTTTAACCGACAGAGAGATGAAAGCCCAATTCCTAGACAACATGGATCTTGAGCGTGAGCGTGGAATCACAATCAAAGCTCAAACGGTTCGCTTGATGTTTCCTTCCAAAGACGGAAACACTTATGAGTTGAATTTGATTGATACTCCGGGGCACGTGGATTTCAACTACGAAGTTTCCCGATCTCTTGCCGCTTGTGAGGGCGCAGTCCTAGTGGTGGATGCAGCTCAAGGTGTCGAAGCACAAACTCTCGCAAACGTCTATCTTGCGATCGATAACAATTTAGAAATTATTCCTGTACTCAATAAAATTGATCTTCCATCTGCAGACCCCAAAGGTGTTTGCCAACAGATCGAAGACACAATTGGACTGGATACATCAGAAGCCATTATGGCTTCTGCAAAAGAAAATATCGGTATCGTAGAAATCTTAGAAGCTGTTGTCGCAAAAGTTCCTCATCCAAAAGGTGATGGTAAAGCAGTTCTTAGGGCTTTGATTTTTGACTCTTGGTTCGATTCCTATCAGGGCGTTGTAGTTTTGGTTAGAGTTGTCGATGGTACCGTTAAAAAAGGTGACCGAGTAAAATTCATGGCAACAGATAAAGACTACGAAGTTTTAAAACTCGGAGCATTTACACCGTTCGTAGAAGAGCAAGCCACACTCAATGACGGTCAAGTGGGCTTTATCATTTGCGGTATCAAAGACATCAGAGACGTAAAAGTGGGTGACACAGTTACGATGGCAAAACACTCGGCGACAGAACAGCTAGCGGGATTCAAAGTTGTAAAGCCAATGGTATTCTCAGGAATTTTCCCAATCGACTCTACAGATTATGACAAGCTCAGAGATTCTCTCGATAAATTATGCTTAAACGATTCTTCACTCACATTTGAATTGGAAACTTCAGCAGCATTGGGGTTGGGTTTCCGTTGTGGATTCTTAGGGCTTCTTCATATGGAGATTGTTCAAGAAAGATTAGAAAGAGAATTCAATCTTGATCTTATCACGACAGCGCCGAGCGTGGTTTACCACATCACAACCACTGATGGTGTGGAAATGAGAATCGAAAACCCCGCAAATCTTCCAGACGTTACTAAAATTTTGAAAATGGAAGAGCCATGCATTAAGGCGACAATTCATACTCCGAAAGATTACGTGGGTGGGGTTTTAAAACTTTGTGAAGACAAGCGTGGCCATCAAATTAAAATGGAATTCGTCAACGCGAGCAAAGTGATCATTGAGTATAAACTTCCGTTGAACGAAATGGTTATGGATTTCTATGACCGCTTAAAATCAATTTCTAAAGGTTACGCTTCAATGGATTATGAACTTGCGGGTTATGAGGAATCTGATCTAGTAAAACTCGATGTATTGATCAACGGAGATCCCGTGGATGCGCTATCACTCATCGTTCATAGATCAAAAGCACAAAACCGTGGTCGTCTACTTACAGCAAAGATGAAAGAAGCAATCCCAAGACAACAATTCCAAATTGCAATCCAAGCGGCCATTGGTGCCAAGATCGTAGCTAGGGAAACGGTTGCGGCCTTAAGAAAAGACGTTACCGCTAAATGTTACGGTGGTGATATTTCTAGAAAGAGAAAGCTCCTCGAGAAGCAAAAAGAAGGTAAGAAGCGCATGAAGCAAATCGGCAGCGTGGATTTACCTCAAGAAGCTTTCCTTGCAATCCTAAAAGTAGAGGAATAG
- the metK gene encoding methionine adenosyltransferase: protein MKDYFFTSESVSEGHPDKVADQISDAILDSILAQDAKARVACETMVSTGRAIVSGEITTSANVDFEKIVRKTIQDIGYDDPALGFDDKSCQFYNFIGKQSPDIAMGVDRVNEDQGAGDQGIMFGYAVNETPEFMPLTISYAHKLVEDLAKIRKSKKVNFLRPDSKSQVTFEYKNGVATRLDSVVISTQHSEDVTLEQLREFIVEEVVKKTIPSKWFDAKTKFYINPTGRFVIGGPTGDCGLTGRKIIVDTYGGHGAHGGGAFSGKDPSKVDRSAAYAARNVAKTIVAAGLAEKCLIQLSYAIGVAHPLSVMVQDYGTAKVDVKKIEGAVSKLWDLRPAAITKQFDLIKPKYLKTAAYGHFGRNEDSFTWEKTDKAQALKDLVK from the coding sequence ATGAAAGATTACTTTTTTACCAGTGAATCCGTTTCCGAAGGTCACCCAGATAAGGTTGCTGACCAGATCAGCGATGCCATCTTAGATAGTATTCTTGCTCAAGATGCAAAAGCCCGCGTTGCTTGTGAAACTATGGTATCAACGGGAAGAGCCATAGTCTCTGGAGAAATCACAACATCTGCAAATGTTGATTTCGAAAAAATCGTTAGAAAAACTATTCAAGATATCGGTTATGATGATCCGGCTTTAGGTTTCGATGACAAATCCTGCCAATTTTACAACTTTATCGGAAAGCAAAGTCCTGACATCGCAATGGGCGTTGATCGTGTGAACGAAGATCAGGGTGCTGGCGATCAAGGAATCATGTTTGGTTATGCTGTAAATGAAACTCCAGAATTTATGCCGCTCACAATCAGCTATGCTCACAAACTTGTTGAAGACCTAGCAAAAATTAGAAAAAGCAAAAAAGTAAATTTCTTAAGACCAGACTCGAAGAGCCAAGTGACATTCGAATACAAAAACGGTGTTGCGACTAGATTGGACTCAGTGGTGATTTCAACTCAGCACTCAGAAGATGTAACTCTTGAGCAATTGAGAGAATTTATCGTTGAAGAAGTTGTTAAAAAAACAATTCCTTCAAAATGGTTCGATGCTAAAACAAAATTTTATATCAACCCAACCGGTAGATTTGTTATCGGTGGTCCAACAGGGGACTGTGGTCTCACGGGCAGAAAGATCATCGTAGACACTTACGGTGGTCATGGAGCTCATGGTGGCGGTGCATTCTCTGGTAAAGATCCATCAAAGGTGGATAGATCAGCTGCTTACGCAGCAAGAAATGTTGCGAAGACCATCGTAGCGGCAGGATTAGCGGAAAAGTGTTTGATCCAATTGTCATACGCGATTGGTGTGGCCCATCCACTTTCGGTGATGGTACAAGATTACGGAACTGCAAAAGTAGATGTTAAAAAAATCGAAGGAGCTGTTTCAAAACTTTGGGATTTAAGACCAGCAGCGATCACAAAACAATTTGATTTGATAAAACCAAAATATTTAAAGACAGCAGCATATGGCCACTTTGGACGCAATGAAGATTCGTTCACTTGGGAAAAAACAGACAAAGCACAAGCTCTTAAAGATCTTGTGAAGTAA